A section of the Mesobacillus jeotgali genome encodes:
- a CDS encoding DNA topoisomerase III, whose amino-acid sequence MKLIVAEKPDQGRTLASVFKMKKREGYLEILPNEIFPDGAYVSWAIGHLTELSAPEHYNPTWKKWSLNTLPIIPEQFKYEVVKSKAKQFNIIKRLISDPQVTEIIHAGDAGREGELIIRNILRLANCTKPMKRLWISSLTPKAIKEGFQKLLSESDTKNLYFEAYTRACADWVVGMNASRLYTLLLQKKGYSDVFSVGRVQTPTLALIVKRELEIESFVSEPFWEVIGKFNINGKKYTGKWEKDGDSRIQSKEMAEKIAAFCDGKAAEAKEVISEKKEFLPPLLYNLSAIQADANRRFKMSPKKTLDILQGLYQKGIVSYPRSDSRYVTPGEAEGFPAILNKLQSISDYEALFPLPVQSIKNNKRYVNEKKVTDHYAIIPTEQVPNLSRLSGDELKLYDLIARTLIAAHYGPYIAEYTTIRTVADGRAEFISKGKVQLEEGWKKVLPQKEADKEPELPAVQQGETGTVLKTEVKESKTQPPKRLTEGQLITLMKTAGKHIEDKELEKVLMKAEGLGTEATRAGIITMLKDRAYIDVRKNLVYATAKAKILVAAVGGQVLASPEMTAKWEQRLHQIGEGEASPKQFIEQTSKMIKHLVTETSEGSSGWTFSEDLTNAFVPGKKGGKSRRSTNLGKCKKCDGMVVDKGTFYGCSNYQKTKCNFTLSKQILGKTLTQKNIKKLLTDGSTEVIEGFQSKDRSFSAKLFWDGSENKLKFDLAKQPVNQD is encoded by the coding sequence ATGAAGCTGATCGTTGCAGAAAAGCCTGACCAGGGCAGAACGCTGGCCTCCGTTTTTAAGATGAAAAAGAGAGAAGGTTACCTAGAGATCCTTCCAAATGAAATTTTTCCAGACGGGGCTTATGTATCCTGGGCAATTGGCCATCTGACCGAATTGTCTGCACCTGAACATTACAATCCGACCTGGAAAAAGTGGTCGTTAAATACATTGCCGATCATTCCGGAACAATTCAAGTATGAAGTCGTAAAATCGAAAGCAAAGCAATTCAATATCATAAAAAGACTGATTTCTGATCCTCAGGTCACCGAAATCATCCATGCCGGTGACGCCGGGCGGGAGGGTGAACTAATCATCAGGAATATCCTCCGTCTGGCAAACTGCACGAAGCCGATGAAGAGGCTGTGGATTTCTTCCCTCACGCCAAAAGCGATTAAAGAAGGATTCCAGAAGTTATTAAGTGAATCAGATACAAAGAATTTATATTTTGAAGCATATACACGGGCATGTGCAGATTGGGTTGTCGGCATGAATGCTTCCAGACTGTACACTCTGTTACTCCAGAAAAAAGGGTATTCCGATGTGTTTTCAGTCGGCAGAGTCCAGACTCCCACGCTCGCTCTCATAGTAAAGAGGGAGCTTGAGATTGAAAGTTTTGTATCAGAACCTTTCTGGGAAGTAATTGGTAAATTTAATATCAATGGCAAGAAATACACCGGAAAATGGGAAAAAGATGGCGATTCTCGCATCCAATCAAAGGAAATGGCAGAAAAAATTGCAGCGTTCTGCGATGGAAAAGCTGCTGAAGCAAAAGAAGTGATTTCCGAGAAAAAAGAATTCTTGCCGCCGCTATTATATAATCTTTCGGCGATTCAGGCAGACGCAAACCGGCGCTTTAAGATGTCACCAAAAAAGACACTGGACATTTTACAGGGGCTTTATCAAAAGGGTATCGTTTCATATCCCCGTTCAGATTCAAGGTATGTAACTCCAGGGGAAGCGGAAGGGTTTCCGGCTATCCTGAATAAACTCCAGTCCATATCTGATTATGAAGCGCTCTTTCCTTTGCCGGTACAGTCCATCAAAAATAATAAACGGTATGTAAATGAGAAAAAGGTGACAGACCACTATGCAATCATCCCTACCGAACAAGTGCCCAACCTGAGCAGGCTTTCGGGAGACGAGCTGAAATTATATGATTTAATTGCCAGGACATTGATTGCCGCTCACTATGGTCCTTATATAGCAGAGTACACGACCATCAGGACAGTCGCCGACGGCAGGGCTGAATTTATTTCAAAGGGAAAAGTCCAGCTTGAGGAAGGCTGGAAGAAGGTACTTCCGCAAAAAGAGGCAGATAAAGAGCCAGAACTCCCTGCAGTACAGCAGGGAGAGACGGGCACTGTCTTAAAAACAGAAGTGAAAGAAAGCAAGACTCAGCCGCCAAAAAGGCTGACTGAAGGCCAACTGATCACGTTGATGAAAACGGCCGGAAAGCATATTGAGGATAAAGAACTCGAAAAGGTATTGATGAAGGCTGAAGGACTGGGAACTGAAGCAACAAGAGCAGGAATCATAACCATGCTGAAGGACCGTGCTTATATAGATGTCCGCAAAAACCTCGTATATGCAACGGCTAAAGCAAAAATACTTGTAGCAGCGGTTGGCGGACAAGTACTTGCCTCACCAGAAATGACAGCTAAATGGGAACAGCGCTTGCATCAGATAGGGGAGGGAGAGGCCTCTCCTAAACAGTTCATTGAGCAGACTTCGAAAATGATTAAGCATCTGGTAACAGAAACCTCCGAAGGGTCGTCTGGCTGGACATTTTCAGAGGATCTTACCAATGCCTTTGTGCCTGGAAAAAAAGGCGGGAAGTCACGACGCAGCACGAATCTGGGCAAATGCAAAAAATGTGACGGCATGGTTGTGGATAAAGGTACGTTTTATGGATGTTCTAACTATCAGAAAACTAAATGCAATTTCACACTTTCCAAACAAATCCTTGGCAAAACATTGACGCAAAAAAATATTAAAAAGCTGCTGACAGATGGAAGCACAGAAGTGATTGAAGGCTTCCAAAGCAAGGATAGAAGCTTCAGCGCGAAGCTCTTTTGGGATGGATCTGAAAATAAGCTGAAATTCGATTTGGCTAAACAACCGGTAAATCAAGATTGA
- a CDS encoding DUF3892 domain-containing protein — MEQEQLVAVHKNNAGEIISFQTSSGRIISYRKALMEATAGNISGVNINEGTEGLSSLISSDGSDFLAYPDIY, encoded by the coding sequence TTGGAACAAGAACAGTTAGTCGCGGTACATAAAAATAATGCAGGTGAAATCATCAGCTTCCAGACTTCAAGCGGCAGGATTATCTCTTATCGCAAAGCTTTGATGGAAGCAACTGCAGGGAATATTTCAGGAGTAAATATCAACGAGGGTACAGAGGGGCTTTCTTCCTTAATATCATCAGATGGCTCTGATTTTCTCGCTTATCCAGATATATATTAA
- the mntR gene encoding transcriptional regulator MntR translates to MPTPSMEDYIEQIFILIEQKGYARVVDIAEALSVHPSSVTKMVQKLDKDQFVVYEKYRGLVLTPKGYKTGKRLVYRHELLEQLLKVIGVKEENIYNDVEGIEHHLSWDAIDRIGDLVQFFDEDKTRVQELRAIQKLNDEQ, encoded by the coding sequence ATGCCAACACCTAGTATGGAAGATTATATAGAACAAATATTCATCTTAATAGAACAAAAAGGATATGCCCGGGTAGTGGATATCGCAGAGGCATTATCGGTTCATCCCTCCTCAGTGACTAAAATGGTTCAAAAGCTGGATAAAGACCAGTTCGTGGTCTACGAGAAATATCGGGGGCTTGTGCTTACTCCTAAAGGATACAAAACCGGTAAAAGGCTGGTATACCGCCATGAATTGCTTGAACAATTATTAAAAGTGATCGGGGTAAAGGAAGAGAATATCTATAATGATGTTGAAGGGATTGAACATCATTTAAGCTGGGATGCCATCGACAGGATCGGTGACCTTGTCCAGTTCTTTGATGAAGACAAAACACGGGTCCAGGAATTAAGAGCGATCCAAAAACTAAACGACGAACAATAA